Proteins encoded in a region of the Labeo rohita strain BAU-BD-2019 chromosome 22, IGBB_LRoh.1.0, whole genome shotgun sequence genome:
- the nr2c2ap gene encoding nuclear receptor 2C2-associated protein produces MAESLICNNTQSRVSSVLNRDVKQFGKKFMFDSNEETCWNSDQGESQWVALEFPQPVKVSELRLQFQGGFSGKSCKLEGSAKEEDLKHIVDFYPEDNNCLQSFPIQDAPSVQRLKIVFENSADFFGRIIVYTLDILGEKIS; encoded by the exons ATGGCAGAGTCATTGATTTGTAACAACACCCAAAGCAG GGTGAGTTCTGTGCTGAACAGAGATGTCAAACAGTTCGGAAAGAAGTTCATGTTTGATTCTAATGAGGAGACGTGCTGGAATTCTGATCAG ggtGAATCCCAGTGGGTTGCCTTGGAGTTTCCACAGCCTGTGAAAGTGTCAGAGCTCAGGCTACAGTTTCAAGGAGGGTTTTCAGGGAAATCTTGCAAATTAGAAG GTTCTGCCAAAGAAGAGGATCTCAAACATATTGTAGACTTCTATCCAGAGGACAACAACTGTCTACAAA GTTTTCCCATTCAAGATGCCCCTTCGGTTCAGAGGCTGAAAATAGTATTTGAAAACAGTGCTGACTTTTTTGGAAGAATAATTGTGTACACACTGGACATCCTGGGGGAAAAGATTTCATAA
- the borcs8 gene encoding BLOC-1-related complex subunit 8 isoform X2 gives MEDQEMQLKVKRVTDKFTESMYVLANEPSIALYRLQEHVRRSLPELVQHKTDMQSWEEQSQGAIYTVEYACSAVKSMTNSSLYFKNIDGLLRQAISLKEQISSSQGRRKRALDPGMLKDGGEKHSSGI, from the exons atggaaGACCAAGAAATGCAACTGAAAGTTAAAAGAG TGACTGATAAATTCACAGAGAGTATGTATGTGTTGGCCAATGAACCGTCGATAGCGCTTTATAGGTTGCAAGAACACGTCAGGAGATCCCTGCCAGAGCTCGTGCAACACAAG ACAGACATGCAGAGCTGGGAGGAACAAAGTCAAGGAGCAATCTACACTGTTGAATATGCATGCAG TGCGGTTAAAAGCATGACGAATAGTAGTCTCTATTTCAAGAACATTGACGGTCTGCTCCGGCAAGCTATTTCACTCAAAGAACAGATCAGCAGCTCGCAGGGACGGAG GAAAAGAGCATTGGACCCTGGCATGTTAAAGGATGGAGGAGAAAAGCACAGCTCTGGGATATAA
- the rfxank gene encoding DNA-binding protein RFXANK, producing the protein MENRQDENAVNHSTTLTNKQRGNEVTVRPATLDNLSIHQLAAHGEISQLEVHLSKDSSLLNTQDERGFTPLMWAAAFGEIMMVEFLLQKGADPKTLARERESALSLASAGGFADIVNVLLQHGVDIDSYDWNGGTPLLYAVRGNHIKCVEALLISGADITFEADSGYSPVALAVALGHKKVQKLLEDHILKLFRGPGSVSENT; encoded by the exons ATGGAAAACCGACAAGATGAGAATGCTGTAAACCACTCGACCACCCTGACGAATAAACAACGTGGAAATGAGGTCACAGTCCGACCGGCAACTTTAGACA ACTTGTCAATTCATCAGCTAGCAGCCCATGGGGAGATTTCACAACTGGAAGTACATTTATCCAAAG ACAGCTCTCTACTTAACACTCAAGATGAGCGAGGTTTCACACCACTAATGTGGGCTGCTGCATTTGGAGAGATAATGATGGTGGAGTTCCTCCTTCAGAAG GGAGCAGATCCAAAAACACTCGCTCGGGAACGAGAAAGTGCCTTGTCTTTGGCCAGCGCGGGAGGATTTGCAGATATTGTTAATGTTCTCCTACAACATGGTGTTGATATTGATTCCTATGACTGG AATGGTGGGACCCCTCTTCTGTATGCAGTTCGTGGGAATCACATAAAATGTGTTGAAGCTCTCTTAA TAAGTGGGGCAGATATCACATTTGAAGCAGACTCTGGCTACAGTCCTGTTGCTCTTGCTGTTGCACTAGGCCACAAAAAAG TGCAAAAACTGCTTGAAGATCACATTTTGAAGCTGTTTCGGGGACCAGGTTCGGTGTCTGAAAACACATga
- the borcs8 gene encoding BLOC-1-related complex subunit 8 isoform X1, whose amino-acid sequence MEDQEMQLKVKRVTDKFTESMYVLANEPSIALYRLQEHVRRSLPELVQHKTDMQSWEEQSQGAIYTVEYACSAVKSMTNSSLYFKNIDGLLRQAISLKEQISSSQGRSAVNPANNPNDTPTHTSVTPP is encoded by the exons atggaaGACCAAGAAATGCAACTGAAAGTTAAAAGAG TGACTGATAAATTCACAGAGAGTATGTATGTGTTGGCCAATGAACCGTCGATAGCGCTTTATAGGTTGCAAGAACACGTCAGGAGATCCCTGCCAGAGCTCGTGCAACACAAG ACAGACATGCAGAGCTGGGAGGAACAAAGTCAAGGAGCAATCTACACTGTTGAATATGCATGCAG TGCGGTTAAAAGCATGACGAATAGTAGTCTCTATTTCAAGAACATTGACGGTCTGCTCCGGCAAGCTATTTCACTCAAAGAACAGATCAGCAGCTCGCAGGGACGGAG TGCTGTGAATCCTGCAAATAATCCAAACGATACACCCACACACACTTCAGTCACACCACCTTGA
- the tmem221 gene encoding transmembrane protein 221 — protein MTHSYSQRSLVVLAFLGILSAIMSVLSVILIFQLQTQQAVINDSPTFGSSEITAVLMPVSTVLSALSLTLNLSSVVVCLLHSYFATEICRGEPDTQRADWFLLDSRVVRHVTIGLFCLGVSVYLAAMSIYMLLVFEVETGIASVCVLSSGVLVLLLIVIHSLIRAAHTAKHFRNEHAHTMYHNNPENIAGIRTSNLSIAEKPRRQHSLASLHSHFINPAHVDTKSQYSPSNSHDKDSYGGGGIGRTHRTLSSESGLFQAQAKPWNGVNSEMRSVLARKATIKDSTLV, from the exons ATGACGCATTCCTACAGTCAACGTTCTCTCGTAGTACTCGCGTTTTTAGGGATTCTGTCCGCAATAATGTCCGtattgtccgtcattttgatcTTCCAGCTTCAAACGCAACAGGCTGTTATAAATGATTCGCCTACTTTCGGCTCGAGTGAGATCACAGCTGTGTTAATGCCCGTTTCTACGGTCCTCTCAGCCTTGTCTTTGACACTCAACTTGAGCTCTGTTGTTGTGTGTTTGCTTCACAGCTATTTCGCTACTGAAATATGCCGAGGAGAACCAGATACACAAAG GGCTGACTGGTTTCTATTGGATAGCAGGGTTGTCCGGCATGTGACCATTGGACTGTTTTGCCTCGGAGTTTCAGTTTACTTAGCTG CCATGTCTATTTACATGTTATTGGTGTTTGAAGTCGAGACGGGCATAGCCAGCGTGTGCGTGCTCTCCTCCGGTGTCCTCGTCCTGCTACTCATCGTTATTCACTCTCTAATACGGGCTGCACATACAGCCAAACACTTCCGCAACGAACATGCCCACACCATGTACCACAATAACCCTGAAAACATTGCTGGAATCCGTACGTCAAACCTAAGCATTGCGGAAAAGCCACGGAGGCAGCACAGCTTAGCCAGCCTGCATAGCCATTTCATCAACCCGGCTCACGTTGATACTAAATCACAGTACTCGCCATCCAACAGCCATGATAAGGATAGCTACGGTGGTGGTGGGATCGGACGGACGCATCGGACACTTTCGTCAGAGTCCGGCCTGTTTCAAGCACAGGCCAAACCCTGGAATGGGGTCAACAGCGAGATGAGATCTGTACTTGCTCGCAAAGCCACGATCAAGGATTCAACTTTAGTATGA